In Candidatus Eisenbacteria bacterium, one genomic interval encodes:
- a CDS encoding FlgD immunoglobulin-like domain containing protein yields the protein MRRPAPSTRFETSPRALAAATVPLRIAVAAFLVLLGLALHAALATGAPIAVEVVEEVPRHVHRTEVYAPTPDPLPSGARAARRAMQVPPPLEEVYVFQDSLDGRPLDDDGGWSHFDASQGTTAWHRDTVLSCAGTSWWCGKVDSSWTGDPNRAGYENNWDQFLENSVNLAGLAPGTPVTMTVKHRFDAELNYDFGYLQINDLHDFYLDFAQFSGKVPASGTGCDSFTVAIPESVWTKWNTAGPGGTPRPVPFRFVFKSDLAYSSADGLYPGDGWIIEEVRVTAGGQMKFYDNMENGNGAWVRTTLPGVGDFFALDDNVITEDLCYQNRTSLWVDWDPVLLTVVPRQDNRLVTPAVDIDRGTQVLTAFDVYRNMPLQGCFYYSVNYRHRMVGGSWSAWLDPTGLLYYGSQKDWIRQKINLPLAGGKDSVQVMFIVKDYGPIYCGGSTGYTNIYPLFDNVAIGVRAVTPPIFVARDLDLFQDTFKTTAFFNGGDNFNSPVGDSAVIQVSTPRGYKSGFMHYRLNNGSWFSIPLQLSDPALPTYRYADVPMGNYPANSTLWYYFAVTDSTDSTGYLPTNAPSAQVFYSASILPVKSAMNPALGCMDSLATILFVNNARGQETQATIAKALTAYGYKFDTWDVNGSTSGAGNTPGGTPAGDPTYIWPGSTVGNLTQYSVILWHSASMGQFTIRSTDQALFQSWIQQAGKNRNIMVAGDDVAADLILGGNNYNSFLQFTMGAEFIRDLWENFPQDTLHPVIKGTAIPSPSAGRQFKVNMDCPNMEDSDLIVTSNQAKAGGKWGSFLTYPPWTMPAATRYATKYTQTGSDSARALMMALNFNNIEETGERYRLIKNIVTDYFKVNACYYATAVEEESSPTPALADVLHQNAPNPFNPETTIRYSVAQAGRAAVHIYSVSGALVRTLVEGHHAAGSYSKRWDGRDDHGRRLASGVYFYKLETPSGTTDSKKLIMLK from the coding sequence GTGCGGAGACCCGCTCCCTCAACCCGGTTCGAGACCTCGCCCCGCGCCCTTGCTGCCGCGACGGTTCCCCTGCGGATCGCCGTGGCCGCGTTCCTCGTGTTGCTCGGTCTCGCGCTGCACGCGGCTCTCGCCACGGGCGCCCCGATTGCCGTGGAGGTCGTGGAGGAAGTTCCTCGCCACGTCCACCGCACCGAGGTCTACGCGCCCACGCCCGACCCGCTGCCCTCGGGTGCTCGTGCGGCGCGCAGGGCGATGCAGGTGCCTCCTCCCCTCGAAGAGGTGTACGTCTTCCAGGACAGCCTGGACGGCAGGCCGCTGGATGACGACGGCGGCTGGAGCCACTTCGACGCCTCCCAGGGGACCACCGCGTGGCATCGCGACACGGTCCTCTCGTGCGCGGGAACCTCGTGGTGGTGCGGCAAGGTCGACTCCAGCTGGACCGGCGACCCGAACCGGGCCGGGTACGAGAACAACTGGGACCAGTTCCTGGAGAACTCCGTGAACCTCGCCGGCCTCGCGCCCGGCACGCCGGTCACGATGACCGTGAAACACCGCTTCGACGCCGAGCTCAACTACGATTTCGGCTACCTCCAGATCAACGACCTTCACGACTTCTACCTGGACTTCGCGCAGTTCTCCGGCAAGGTCCCCGCGAGCGGAACGGGCTGCGACTCGTTCACGGTGGCGATCCCCGAGTCCGTCTGGACCAAGTGGAACACCGCCGGTCCCGGGGGCACGCCCCGGCCCGTGCCGTTCCGGTTCGTCTTCAAGAGCGATCTCGCGTACTCCTCGGCGGACGGGCTCTATCCCGGCGACGGCTGGATCATCGAGGAGGTGCGGGTCACGGCGGGCGGGCAGATGAAATTCTACGACAACATGGAGAACGGGAACGGCGCCTGGGTGCGCACCACGCTGCCGGGCGTGGGTGACTTCTTCGCGCTCGACGACAACGTCATCACGGAAGACCTGTGTTACCAGAACCGCACGAGCCTGTGGGTGGACTGGGATCCGGTCCTCCTGACGGTGGTGCCGCGCCAGGACAACCGGCTCGTCACGCCCGCGGTGGACATCGACCGTGGCACGCAGGTGCTCACGGCCTTCGACGTCTACCGGAACATGCCCCTGCAAGGCTGCTTCTATTACAGCGTGAACTACCGCCACCGGATGGTGGGAGGGAGCTGGAGCGCGTGGCTCGATCCCACCGGCCTCCTCTACTACGGGTCCCAAAAGGACTGGATCCGCCAGAAGATCAACCTGCCGCTGGCCGGCGGGAAGGACTCGGTGCAGGTGATGTTCATCGTGAAGGACTACGGGCCCATCTACTGCGGCGGCAGCACCGGGTACACCAACATCTATCCGCTCTTCGACAACGTGGCGATCGGCGTCCGGGCCGTGACCCCCCCCATCTTCGTCGCCCGGGACCTGGACCTGTTCCAGGATACGTTCAAGACGACCGCGTTCTTCAACGGCGGGGACAACTTCAACTCGCCGGTGGGGGACAGCGCCGTCATCCAGGTGAGCACGCCTCGAGGCTACAAGAGCGGATTCATGCACTATCGCCTGAACAACGGCTCCTGGTTCTCGATCCCGCTCCAGCTGTCCGATCCGGCGCTTCCGACCTATCGGTACGCGGACGTTCCGATGGGGAACTACCCCGCGAACTCGACCCTCTGGTACTACTTCGCCGTCACGGACAGCACCGACTCGACCGGGTACCTGCCCACGAACGCTCCATCCGCCCAGGTGTTCTATTCGGCATCCATCCTGCCGGTGAAATCCGCCATGAACCCCGCGCTGGGGTGCATGGACAGTCTGGCCACGATCCTCTTCGTGAACAACGCGCGCGGACAGGAGACGCAGGCCACGATCGCCAAGGCGCTGACGGCCTATGGCTACAAGTTCGACACCTGGGACGTGAACGGTTCGACCAGCGGCGCGGGAAATACTCCGGGTGGGACGCCGGCGGGAGATCCGACCTACATCTGGCCCGGCTCCACCGTGGGAAATCTCACGCAATACTCCGTGATCCTCTGGCACTCGGCGAGCATGGGGCAGTTCACGATCCGGTCCACCGACCAGGCCCTGTTCCAGTCCTGGATCCAGCAAGCGGGGAAGAATCGCAACATCATGGTCGCCGGAGACGACGTCGCGGCAGACCTCATCCTGGGCGGCAACAACTACAACTCCTTCCTCCAGTTCACGATGGGCGCCGAATTCATCCGGGATCTCTGGGAGAACTTTCCTCAGGACACCCTGCACCCCGTGATCAAGGGAACTGCGATTCCCAGCCCCTCGGCAGGCAGGCAGTTCAAGGTCAACATGGACTGTCCGAACATGGAAGACTCCGACCTGATCGTGACGTCCAACCAGGCGAAGGCGGGCGGGAAGTGGGGGTCGTTCCTGACCTACCCGCCATGGACCATGCCGGCCGCGACCCGATACGCGACCAAGTACACGCAAACGGGGTCCGACAGCGCCCGCGCCCTCATGATGGCGCTCAACTTCAACAACATCGAAGAGACGGGCGAGCGGTACCGGCTCATCAAGAACATCGTGACGGACTATTTCAAGGTGAACGCGTGCTATTACGCGACGGCGGTTGAGGAGGAGTCGAGCCCGACCCCCGCGCTGGCCGACGTCCTCCACCAGAATGCGCCGAACCCCTTCAATCCCGAAACGACGATCCGCTACTCCGTCGCTCAGGCCGGCAGGGCCGCCGTTCACATCTATAGCGTGTCGGGAGC
- a CDS encoding fused MFS/spermidine synthase gives MKTARRMAESRPGAGTTASARASARGSAHRRALLYGCFFASGAAGLLLEVVWSKYLSLLLGNSIHGVATVVAAFLGGLGLGAAIGGRWASRVRDPLLAYGVLEGVVAVLGLASPLAYAAARPVFAELNALLMGQGEAFLLVRFFVLFAALLVPTCAMGATLPLVVTHFARRDPDGAGPQVARLYAINTAGAVIGVAAAGFLAIPALGLWKTAALAAAIDLAVAAAMVFHRPPTPAAERPSAAPEATRGDVRAAAAAEPASVRGARYPASAFASWILPAFAVSGFTAILYEIAWTRILTVPFGGMVYAFSAILAIYLAGIALGAAAASRLLQRVRASVALFGMLQVALAACAALGAHLYERLPHWQAEVLARAGESTERLLWGEAWITVRLIFPACLVLGALFPTAVAIRRRQLGGAGASVGSVYAANTLGSIVGSIATAFFLIPWIGTLQAVLAAAVINAALGILAILFSEARPAVRAGGALAAAAGIAGFAMFATPSWNPERMSLGLVRLLRAHWFGGESIAHQMIDRTGKDESLEKLLFYKEGRVAAVTVVDMGERRALIINGKTDATTGVGEDMAQQVLVGQLPLLLRPEAASVCVVGYGSGVTTHAVLTHPVRNVLTIELEGAVVEAAPLFEADAGRPADDPRSRILIEDAGTYLRSTRDRYDAIISEPSNLWIAGMADLFTRDFYRTAGSKLRPGGIFCQWVQTYQTSPATLRTVFRTLATRFPHGQLFFIDHSGDLVILASDEPMRLDLDRLAAAMARPDVAGDLARVGVTSLPDLLRYYRGTLERVARESGSGPVNTDDNGWLEHRAPYDLLAGSGSEEELAWSPDVASDLAASIASDRTRALQALEEGAARAKAAGNEGGFLGLTMAREILSAR, from the coding sequence GTGAAGACGGCACGCAGGATGGCGGAGAGCCGCCCCGGCGCGGGCACGACGGCGTCCGCCCGAGCGTCCGCCCGAGGATCGGCGCACCGCCGAGCCCTCCTCTATGGCTGCTTCTTCGCGTCCGGAGCGGCGGGACTCCTGCTCGAGGTGGTGTGGTCGAAATACCTGTCGCTCCTCCTCGGCAACTCGATCCACGGCGTCGCGACCGTGGTGGCGGCCTTCCTCGGCGGGCTCGGGCTCGGGGCGGCGATCGGCGGCCGCTGGGCCTCCCGGGTCCGCGATCCGCTTCTCGCGTACGGTGTCCTGGAGGGTGTCGTCGCGGTGCTCGGTCTCGCGAGCCCGCTCGCCTATGCCGCGGCCCGCCCCGTCTTCGCCGAGCTGAATGCGCTCCTGATGGGCCAGGGAGAGGCGTTCCTCCTGGTCCGGTTCTTCGTGCTCTTCGCCGCGCTCCTCGTTCCGACGTGCGCGATGGGAGCGACGCTTCCGCTCGTGGTGACCCATTTCGCGCGCCGCGATCCGGACGGCGCGGGACCGCAGGTCGCGCGTCTCTACGCCATCAACACGGCGGGCGCCGTGATCGGCGTCGCGGCGGCCGGCTTTCTCGCGATTCCGGCGCTCGGGCTCTGGAAGACGGCGGCGCTCGCCGCCGCGATCGATCTCGCGGTCGCCGCGGCCATGGTCTTCCACCGTCCGCCCACGCCGGCCGCGGAACGCCCGTCGGCCGCGCCGGAGGCAACGCGCGGGGACGTGCGTGCGGCCGCTGCTGCGGAACCCGCCTCGGTCCGCGGCGCTCGGTACCCGGCGTCCGCGTTCGCCTCCTGGATCCTCCCCGCGTTCGCGGTGTCCGGCTTCACCGCGATCCTGTACGAGATCGCGTGGACCCGGATCCTCACCGTCCCGTTCGGCGGCATGGTGTACGCGTTCTCGGCGATCCTCGCGATCTATCTCGCCGGGATCGCGCTCGGAGCGGCGGCCGCGTCGCGTCTGCTCCAGAGGGTGCGCGCGTCGGTGGCCCTCTTCGGCATGCTCCAGGTCGCGCTCGCGGCGTGCGCGGCGCTCGGAGCGCACCTGTACGAGCGCCTTCCCCACTGGCAGGCGGAGGTGCTCGCGCGGGCGGGCGAGAGCACGGAGCGCCTCCTCTGGGGGGAGGCCTGGATCACCGTCCGGCTCATCTTCCCCGCGTGCCTCGTGCTCGGCGCGCTCTTCCCGACCGCGGTCGCGATCCGGCGCCGGCAGCTCGGCGGGGCAGGAGCTTCGGTGGGATCGGTGTACGCCGCGAACACGCTCGGCTCGATCGTGGGATCGATCGCGACCGCGTTCTTCCTGATCCCGTGGATCGGCACCCTGCAGGCCGTGCTCGCCGCCGCGGTGATCAACGCGGCGCTCGGGATCCTCGCGATCCTCTTCTCGGAGGCGCGCCCGGCCGTCCGAGCGGGCGGCGCGCTCGCCGCCGCCGCCGGCATCGCGGGGTTCGCGATGTTCGCGACGCCGTCGTGGAACCCCGAGCGCATGAGCCTCGGGCTCGTGCGCCTCCTCCGGGCTCACTGGTTCGGGGGCGAATCGATCGCGCACCAGATGATCGACCGCACCGGGAAGGACGAATCGCTCGAGAAGCTCCTCTTCTACAAGGAGGGGCGGGTCGCCGCGGTCACGGTGGTGGACATGGGCGAGCGACGCGCGCTCATCATCAACGGCAAGACCGACGCGACCACGGGCGTGGGAGAGGACATGGCCCAGCAGGTCCTCGTGGGACAGCTCCCGCTCCTCCTGCGGCCCGAGGCCGCGTCGGTGTGCGTGGTCGGATACGGAAGCGGCGTCACCACGCACGCGGTGCTCACGCATCCGGTGCGGAACGTCCTCACGATCGAGCTCGAGGGCGCGGTCGTCGAGGCGGCGCCCCTCTTCGAAGCCGACGCGGGCCGCCCCGCGGACGATCCGCGCAGCCGCATCCTGATCGAGGACGCCGGCACCTACCTCCGCTCGACCCGCGATCGCTACGACGCGATCATCTCCGAGCCCTCGAACCTCTGGATCGCGGGCATGGCGGATCTCTTCACGCGCGACTTCTACCGGACCGCGGGATCGAAGCTCCGGCCCGGCGGCATCTTCTGCCAGTGGGTGCAGACGTACCAGACCTCGCCCGCCACGCTTCGCACGGTGTTCCGGACGCTCGCCACGCGCTTCCCGCACGGCCAGCTCTTCTTCATCGATCACTCCGGGGATCTCGTGATCCTCGCGTCCGACGAGCCGATGCGGCTCGATCTGGACCGGCTCGCCGCCGCCATGGCGCGGCCGGACGTCGCGGGCGACCTCGCGCGCGTCGGCGTGACGTCCCTGCCCGACCTCCTCCGCTACTACCGGGGAACGCTCGAGCGGGTCGCGAGAGAGTCGGGTTCGGGGCCGGTCAACACGGACGACAACGGATGGCTGGAGCACCGCGCGCCCTACGATCTGTTGGCGGGCAGCGGCTCGGAGGAAGAGCTGGCGTGGTCACCGGACGTCGCGTCCGACCTGGCCGCCTCGATCGCCTCCGACCGGACGCGCGCGCTTCAGGCGCTCGAGGAGGGCGCGGCTCGCGCGAAGGCGGCGGGGAACGAGGGAGGCTTCCTGGGGCTCACGATGGCGAGGGAGATCCTCTCGGCGCGCTGA
- a CDS encoding acyl-CoA dehydrogenase: MSTALWIVVALLAAGTLVFLVPPIRRALVTRHLLPVLARALPRMGDTERIALEAGSVWWEAELFAGNPRWSRLIDFRPRQLTDKERAFLDGPVEEVCRMTDDWDVIQQGDLSPEVWAHLKKHRFFGMIIPEEYGGLGFSALAHSAVITKLSSRSVTAAVTAMVPNSLGPAELLLHYGTPQQKQHYLPRLASGEEVPCFALTEPEAGSDATAQRSEGIVCRGTFEGQEVVGMRLHWNKRYITLGPVATVLGLAFRLRDPDHILGPNEDLGITCALLPAKLPGVKIGERHDPLGIPFQNGPTFGTDVFAPLEFIIGGPANAGKGWRMLMDCLAAGRGISLPSLSVGAAKLAARTTSAYANVREQFGLPIGRFEGVEEPLARIGGLTYAMDAARTLTLGAIDEGQKPAVISAIVKRYLTEGMRSVVNDAMDIQAGGAISRGPRNILAAAYAAVPVGITVEGANILTRTLIIYGQGAIRCHPYVQKEMTALAARDVAALDRAFFGHVGHVFGTAFRSFGLALTNGGLAGSPAPGRVSPLFRSLARYSAAFALVSDAAMATLGGALKRKESLSGRLADALAWMYIESAALKRYLDDGQPQSDWPYVRWTAAHASYQIETALKGVLDNLPNRFAAWALGVLIFPLGARVRPPSDRISASVARSLLSDAEARERLTAGIYLPPAGEAGLGRLEAAYRRIVAAASADRKVRDAARAKRLKSSEGCALFEEAARQGVITEAERKLLCEADAARRDVIQVDSFGFDAFRELRR, encoded by the coding sequence ATGAGCACCGCACTCTGGATCGTCGTCGCGCTCCTGGCCGCGGGGACTCTCGTCTTCCTGGTCCCCCCGATCCGGCGCGCCCTCGTCACGAGGCACCTCCTTCCCGTTCTCGCCCGAGCGCTGCCCCGCATGGGCGACACCGAGCGGATCGCCCTCGAGGCGGGCTCGGTCTGGTGGGAGGCGGAGCTCTTCGCCGGGAACCCTCGATGGTCGCGCCTGATCGATTTCCGGCCACGGCAGCTCACGGACAAGGAGCGCGCCTTCCTGGACGGCCCCGTCGAGGAGGTCTGCCGGATGACGGACGACTGGGACGTCATCCAGCAGGGCGACCTCTCGCCCGAGGTGTGGGCCCACCTCAAGAAGCACCGCTTCTTCGGCATGATCATTCCCGAGGAGTACGGCGGCCTCGGATTCTCCGCGCTCGCGCACTCCGCGGTCATCACGAAGCTCTCGAGCCGGAGCGTCACCGCCGCGGTCACCGCGATGGTTCCGAACTCGCTCGGGCCCGCGGAGCTCCTCCTCCACTACGGAACTCCGCAGCAGAAGCAGCACTACCTGCCGCGCCTCGCGAGCGGTGAGGAAGTGCCGTGCTTCGCCCTGACCGAGCCCGAGGCGGGAAGCGACGCGACGGCCCAGAGGAGCGAGGGGATCGTCTGTCGGGGCACCTTCGAGGGGCAAGAGGTCGTGGGGATGCGGCTTCACTGGAACAAGCGGTACATCACGCTCGGGCCCGTGGCGACCGTTCTGGGGCTCGCGTTCCGGCTTCGCGATCCCGACCACATCCTCGGACCGAACGAGGATCTGGGGATCACCTGCGCGCTCCTCCCGGCGAAGCTCCCCGGCGTGAAGATCGGGGAGCGGCACGATCCGCTCGGGATTCCGTTCCAGAATGGACCCACGTTCGGCACGGACGTCTTCGCGCCGCTCGAGTTCATCATCGGCGGCCCCGCCAATGCGGGGAAGGGCTGGCGGATGCTCATGGACTGCCTCGCCGCGGGGCGCGGCATCTCGCTTCCCTCGCTCTCGGTGGGCGCCGCCAAGCTCGCCGCGCGGACGACGAGCGCCTACGCGAACGTGCGCGAGCAGTTCGGACTTCCGATCGGCCGGTTCGAGGGGGTCGAGGAGCCGCTCGCCCGGATCGGCGGGCTCACCTACGCCATGGACGCGGCGCGCACGCTCACGCTGGGCGCGATCGACGAGGGGCAGAAGCCGGCCGTGATCTCGGCCATCGTGAAGCGCTACCTGACCGAGGGCATGCGCTCGGTCGTGAACGACGCGATGGACATCCAGGCGGGCGGCGCGATCAGCCGCGGCCCGCGGAACATCCTCGCGGCGGCCTATGCGGCGGTGCCGGTCGGGATCACGGTCGAGGGGGCGAACATCCTCACGCGCACGCTCATCATCTACGGGCAGGGCGCGATCCGCTGCCATCCGTACGTCCAGAAGGAGATGACCGCGCTCGCCGCGCGCGATGTCGCGGCGCTCGACAGGGCCTTCTTCGGCCACGTGGGCCACGTGTTCGGGACCGCGTTCCGCTCGTTCGGGCTCGCGCTCACGAACGGCGGACTCGCGGGAAGCCCGGCGCCGGGACGGGTGAGCCCGCTCTTCCGGTCGCTCGCCCGGTACAGCGCCGCGTTCGCGCTGGTGTCGGACGCGGCCATGGCGACGCTCGGGGGGGCGCTGAAGCGCAAGGAGAGCCTGAGCGGACGCCTCGCGGACGCCCTCGCCTGGATGTACATCGAGTCGGCGGCGCTGAAGCGGTATCTCGACGACGGACAGCCGCAGAGCGACTGGCCCTACGTTCGCTGGACGGCCGCGCACGCGAGCTACCAGATCGAGACCGCGCTGAAAGGCGTTCTCGACAACCTGCCGAACCGGTTCGCCGCGTGGGCGCTCGGCGTCCTGATCTTCCCGCTCGGCGCGCGCGTCCGGCCCCCCTCGGACCGGATCTCCGCGTCCGTCGCGCGGAGCCTCCTCTCGGACGCGGAAGCGCGCGAGCGCCTCACCGCCGGAATCTACCTGCCGCCCGCCGGCGAGGCGGGTCTGGGACGGCTCGAAGCGGCGTACCGGAGGATCGTGGCCGCGGCTTCCGCCGACCGAAAGGTCCGGGACGCGGCGCGCGCGAAGCGCCTGAAGTCCTCGGAAGGCTGCGCGCTCTTCGAGGAAGCGGCGCGGCAGGGCGTGATCACCGAGGCGGAGCGGAAGCTCCTCTGCGAAGCCGACGCCGCGAGGCGCGACGTGATCCAGGTGGACTCGTTCGGCTTCGACGCCTTCCGGGAGCTGCGGCGCTAG